Part of the Coriobacteriia bacterium genome is shown below.
AGTTCTACCACGGAGAGGCCGACTGGGATGTCATCGCGCGTGTCAAGGCGGCACTCACGGTGCCGGTGATCGGTTCGGGAGACGTGCTGACTGCCGCGGCTGCCAAGGCGATGCTCGACGAGACCGGATGCGACGCGGTGATGGCCGCACGCGGTGCCCAAGGCAACCCCTGGATCTTTCGCGAGGCGCGGGCGCTTATCGACCACGGCGAGACGCTTCCCCCTCCCACCTGGTACGAGCGCATCGAGATGGCGCGCGAGCACGCGGCGGCCCTCGTCGAGTTCTCGGGCGAGCGGGCGGTGGTGCGGATGCGCAAGCACGTCGCGTGGTACATCCACGGCATGCCCGGGGCAAGCCACGTGCGCGAGAAGGTGAACGCGTGTCGCAGCCACGCGGAACTCGACAGACTGCTCACGGAGTATCGCGCCTACCTCGAAGGGTTGTGAACCATGGGGGAGCAGCCGCACGGCGTATCGCTCTACCTCCATGTGCCCTTCTGCGTCTCCAAGTGCGCCTATTGCGACTTCACCTCTGCCGCTGACGATCCCTGTGCGCGCGTACCCGCCGAGACCGTCCACTATGTCGCCGATGCACTGCCGAGCGGGGCGGACTACGGCGATGCCTACGTAGCGGCGCTTCTGGCCTACCTCGAGGAGTTCGTGGACGCGGGCGTGCTTCACGCGGTGCCGAGCGTCTACATCGGGGGAGGGACTCCGACGCTCCTGGGCTCACGGCTCGCCGGGCTCGTGACGGCCCTGCGCGCGCTACCTGGGTTAAGCGCCGACACGGAAGTGACCGTGGAGGCCAATCCGGATTCGCTCACCCCCGCACTGGCCGCAGAACTGGCGTCAGCCGGGGTGACCCGCGTGTCGCTCGGGGTGCAAAGCTTCGACGATCAGGTGCTGGCGTGGCTTGGACGCAGGCACGATGCGGCTGCGGCTGAAGCGGCTGCGTCGGCGCTTCGGGCCGCCGGGCTGCCCTTCTCTGTCGACCTGATGTGCGGGGTTCCCGGGCAGGTGGCCGCTTCGTGGGCCGAATCGGTGCAGCGTGCTATCGCCACCGGAGCGGGTCATGTGAGCGTCTACCCGCTGAGCGTCGAGGACGATACGCCGCTGGCGGCTAGCATCGCGCGCGGGGAAGTGCCCGAGCCCGACGCGGATACTGCGGCGGACCACCTGGCTGTGGCAGCCACCGCGCTGCGCGCCGCCGGATTCGAGCGCTATGAGGTTGCAAGCTATGCGCGCCCGGGTCAGGAATGTCGCCACAACATCCGGTACTGGACCGGCGGCGCCTACCTGGGCGTCGGCCCCGGAGCGGCGAGCATGCTGCCGGTGCACACCGCCAAGAAGACCCCGCTGTCGGCTCGAGTCGTC
Proteins encoded:
- the hemW gene encoding radical SAM family heme chaperone HemW — its product is MGEQPHGVSLYLHVPFCVSKCAYCDFTSAADDPCARVPAETVHYVADALPSGADYGDAYVAALLAYLEEFVDAGVLHAVPSVYIGGGTPTLLGSRLAGLVTALRALPGLSADTEVTVEANPDSLTPALAAELASAGVTRVSLGVQSFDDQVLAWLGRRHDAAAAEAAASALRAAGLPFSVDLMCGVPGQVAASWAESVQRAIATGAGHVSVYPLSVEDDTPLAASIARGEVPEPDADTAADHLAVAATALRAAGFERYEVASYARPGQECRHNIRYWTGGAYLGVGPGAASMLPVHTAKKTPLSARVVYSWPDDWRVRFTWHDTTSGFLSCLWDCPPVAIEALDASDAVREDAMLGLRLSAGITDELATRAGAQTGLAELADAGLVEHVGGRWRTTERGWLLGNEVFGRVWSGE